CATGGCGCCGGCCGAAGCGGGGACCGACTTCGAGTTGTGGCTCGTGCGCGGCCAGGAGGCGATCTCCGTCGGGCTGATGCAGCCGGACGATGAGGAGCAGGGGATCTTCGCGACGGACACCTTCGTCGCGGGCGACACCCTCGCCATCACGGTCGAGCAGGCCGGTGGATCGCCGTCGGGCGCCCCGACCTCGGACCCGATCCTCGCGATCGCCACCGCGTAGAGCGCCCGTCTCCTCGCGACCCTGTCTCGCTGAGCTGCCACGCTCCAGCCGAGCTGCCACCGACCATGCGCCGAAATGGTGGCAGCTCGACGATCCGATGGCAGCTCGGCGGGAGGGAACGTGCGAGAGGGGTGCGCCCAGCGCGCACGATGCAAGAAACGACGCGAGCTCAACGTGCAATCGGGCGCGATCCGTGCCTATAATGTAATTCATTATAGTTAATTGCGGAGAGTGAGCGCGCGATGAGCCTGAACCACACGAATCCGAGCGGCTTCCTGCCCGATTCGCAGCTGTACCACCCCACGCAGCATCACTTCCGGGGCAGCCTCGGCCGCTTCGCGACCGGCGTCGCCGTGGTGACGTTCATCGGCCCCGAGGGCGAGCGCCGCGGCATCACCATCAACTCCTTCACGTCGATCTCGATGGATCCGGCGCTCGTGCTCGCGTCGATCGGGCGGACTGCGCGCTCGCACGACGCACTCCAGGGCGCCAACTTCACCATCAACATCCTGGGGGCCGAGCAGCAGGCGCTCGCGAGCGAGTTCGCGGGCCGACCGGGATCGGCGACGCCGGTCTGGATCGACGGCGAGTTCGCGCCGCGGGTCGGCGGCACGATCAGCTGGTTCGAGTGCACGCCCTGGGCCGACTACGACGGCGGCGACCACACCATCTTCCTCGGGGAGGTGCGGAACTTCGACTACAGCCGGGGCGACGCGCTCGGTTTCGTCGGCGGTCAGTTCACTGTGATTCCCGAGGCGGGCGGCAGTCCGGAGGACCTCTTCTAGCATCACCACCGGTGCCGCCGCAGCACCGCACCGCAGCACCGCACCGCACACCGCAGCACACGAAGGACTCAGCATGGGAATCAGCACCGGACAGCAGTACATCGATCGGGTGAACGCGCGTCGCCCCGACGTGTTCATCGACGGCGAGCGGATCGGCGCAGGCCTCGCGGATCACCCCCAGTTCGCCGCGAGCGTGCGCACCTTCGCGCGGCTCTTCGACATGCAGCACGATTCCGAGCACCAGGCCGCGTTGACGTTCGCGTCGCCGACGACCGGTGACCTGGTGAGCACCTCGTTCCTGGTGCCGCGCACCGAGGCGGACCTCGTGCGCCGCCGCGAGGGCATGCGCGTGTGGGCGACCGAGACCAACGGGTTCCTCGGGCGCACCGGCGACTACATGAACAGCGCGCTCACGGCGCTGGCGGCGGCCACCAGCTTCTTCGCGCAGGCGGATCCGGTGTTCGGTGAGCGGATCGCCGCCTACACCGAGTACGTGCGCGAGAACGACCTGCTGACCGCGCACGCGCTCATCCCGCCGCAGACGAACCGCGCGGTCCCGAGCTCGGAGCAGGGCGACGGCCGCATCGCCGCACGTGTGGTCGAGGAGCGGGCCGACGGGATCGTGGTGCGCGGGGCGCGCATGCTCGCCACCGCCGCCCCGATCGCCGACGAGCTGCTCGTCTTCCCGTCGACGGTGCTGCGCGGTGCGCCGCAGGACGCGCCGTACTCCTACGCCTTCGCGATCCCGAGCGATGCCCCGGGGCTGAAGTACTACTGCCGCACGTCGATGTACGGCGGGTCCGGGGTGGTGAACGAGCCGCTGGCCGCGCGCTACGAGGAGGTCGACGCGCTCGTCGTGTTCGACGATGTCTTCGTGCCGAACGACCGGATCTTCATGCTCGGCAACCCGAAGGTGCGGAACGAGTGGTACTCGGCGACCGGGGCCGGCCAGTTGATGACGCACCAGGTCGCCTGTCGCACCCTCGCGAAGACCGAGTTCTACCTCGGTCTCGCGAGTGAGATCGCCGACGCGATCGGCATCGAGCAGTTCCAGCACATTCAGGAGGACCTCGGCGAGCTGATCACCTACGTCGAGATCGAGCGGGCGCTGCTGCGCGCCGCCGAGGCCGACGGCGAGGTCAACGCCGACGGTGTGTACCTGCCGCGCTGGCAGACCCTGAACGCCGCACGCAACTGGTTCCCGAAGAGCGTGTCGCAGCGGTTGACCGAGATCATCCGCAAGTTCTCGGCCTCGGGGCTCATGTCGCTCCCGGGCGAGCAGGATCTCCAGCACCTCGACGCGCGGGCCGATCTGGATCGCTACTTGCAGGGGGCCCGCGTCGACGCGGAGACTCGGATCCGACTGTTCAAGCTCGCGCTCGATGCCTCCGTCTCCGGATTCGCGGGCCGCGAGAACCTGTACGAGTACTTCTTCTTCGGGGATCCCGTGCGGATGAAGGCGGCGCTGGTGTCGAGCTACGACCGCGACCCGGCCCGCGCGCGGGTGCGGGAGCTGCTGGCTCGCGGAGCGTAGGGGCGCGGCGCGTCGGACGCGGATCGCTCGACGCGCAGGGGCCCGCACCGGTGACGGTGCGGGCCCCTGCTCTGGGTGCCGGCGGCGTGGTCGGCCTCAGGCGTGATGAACCTCAGACGTGCGCGATCCGGCGCCCGCGCACGCGTGCGGCCGGTGCCTGCAGCACGTCAGCGGCGAGGGACGCGAACCCGGCTTCCCGACCGGCCAGGCCGTCGGTGACGATGATGCTCGCGGCGCCCTCCGTGGTCTCCGCCCGCAGCGCCGCGTCGAGCGCGAGGGTCCACGCCTCGGTGGCGGCCTTGACCGCCGCGTAGTTGGCGCTCGACGCCGTGGGGGCCTGCGCCAGCGGGGAACTCACCGTCAGGATGCGTGGCCCCCCGGTCGAGATGAGGTCGGGCAGAAACTCCCGGCTCACCACGCGCAGGCTGTCGAAGGAGCCCGCGAGCAGGCGGTACTTCTCGTCGCTCTGCCCGGCGATGCCCGTGCCGCCCGCCCATCCGCCGACGAGGTGCACGAGGTGGCTGACCGTCGTGCCCGACGCGAGCAGCGCGGCGTGCAGCGCCGCGGTCGCGTCGGGATCGGTGAGGTCGACCGCGTGCGCACTCACCCGGTCGCCCGCACGCTGCACGGCGGGGGCCGCGGGGAGCGTGCCCCGGCGGCTCACGAGGCAGACCCGGAGGCCCCGGCCGAGGAGTTCCTCAGCCAGGGCCTCGCTGGTTGCGCTCGAAGCGCCGGAGATGAGGACCGTCTCCATCGTGTCGTCCGTCACTTGTCGAACAGGTGGCTGTTCTGCGGGTGCGGCGGGCGCACGTAGCCGAACTCGACGTCGAGGATCGGTCCCTCCTCCTGATCCTTCGTGAGCCAGTACTGCCCGGCTCGGTCGTACGACGACTCGATGACGATCGCGTGCTGCGAGGCCGTCATCATGTCGCGGAAGATGCGCTCCATGCGCAGCCCCTTCACCGTGCCGACCGCGCCGATCTCCTTGAACATGAGCTCGACGACCTGGCGCGCCTCGCTCACGACGTGCACGTTGACCTCGTGCATCAGCACGCGGAGCTCGTAGTCGATGTGCGTCTGGGTCTTCGCGTTCTCGTAGGCGCGGGCGATCACGTCCTGCATGAAGAGGCGGGCGGAGCGGATCTTCGCGTCGGCCTTGCCGACCGCGATGTAGTTGGTCTGCTCCTTGCCGAGCCGCGCCTGGCGGAAGGAGCCGCGGCGGGCGCGCATCAGCGTGGTCTTCTTGAACTCCTCGAGGGCCGCGACCGCGAGTCCGAGCGCGTGGGCGGCGTGCGCGGCGAGGTTGAAGTTCGCGCGCATCAGCGGGGAGGCGTAGTGGTGAGTCCAGATCCCCGACTCGTTCACCATCTCGCGGGGCATGAACACCTCCTCGACGGTGATGTCGCCGCTGCCGGTGCCGCGCAGGCCGAGCCCGTTCCAGTTGTTGTGCACCTGCACGTCCTTCGCGGGGATGTACCCCGAGATGTAGTACGGCAGGCCGTCGCGCGGGCTCGTGAGCGGCTCGCCGTCCTCGCCGTGCAGCACCGAGCGGCCGTAGAGGTAGGTGGCCTCGGGGGATCCCGAGCAGAACGGCCACTTGCCCGTGACCATGTAGCCGCCCTCGACCTTGCGCGCGATGCCGCTCGCCCGGCCGACATTGCCCGCGGTGATCCAGCGCTCGGTCTTGAGGATCTCGCGCATCGCCTCGGGCTGCGCCCAGGTCGACCCGGTGTGCAGCATGCAGAGCCAGCCGACCGAGCCGTTCATACGCGAGAGCTCCTCGACGGCTTCGAGCCACTCGAGCGGGTGCACGTCGAGGCCGCCCAGCTCAGCGGGGAGGAAGGCCCGGTACATGCCGGTCTCGTAGAGGGCGTCGGTGATCTCGGCGGGCATCCGCCGCTCGTCCTCGATCGTCGCCTCGGCGGCGAGGATCATGGGCTCGAGCGGGCGCACGCTCTCGATGAGTCGTGGGCGATCGAGGGGTTCGACGGACATGGGGCTCCTTACGGCTGCGAATACTATTGATACGAATCACAATTCATGTGAATCAATATGGTGCAAAGGTAGCAGCGATCCTGCGAGTCCGCACTGGGAAATCGCAGAAAAAGTGATAAATGAATATAGTTGATGCTGGAAGATGCCGATGACGCTTGGAGAATCGACGATGGATCAGCCCACGCCCGCGACGCAGCAGGAGATCGAGGTGCCCGGTGACGTGCACGAGGTGACGCGCACGACCACGCGGCAGTTCTCCGCGGGCGAGACGTTCGACTACGCGGCGACCGCCGGCACGCTGGTGGTGCGCGAGAACGAGGGCGCCCCCATCGCGTCGATGTTCTACACCGCGTACGAGCGACTGCCGCGCGACCCGCAGCGGCCGATCACCTTCCTCTTCAACGGCGGCCCGGGATCGGCGAGCCTGTGGCTCAACATCGGCGGCTTCGGCCCGCGCCGGGCGTCCACGCTCACTCCGTCCGCCACGCCCCCTGCGCCCTACGCCTGGGGCGACAACCCGCACACCATGCTCGGGTACTCGGACCTCGTGTTCATCGACGCGGTCGGCACCGGGTACTCGCGACTGGCACCGGGCGTCGACCCCGCGCGTGCGTGGGGCGTGGACCAGGATATCGACCTCTTCGCGAAGGCGGTCACGCGGTATCTGGCACGCACCGGGGCTTGGAACCGGCCGCGATACCTCTTCGGCGAGTCCTACGGCACCACGCGCGCCGCCGGTCTCGTGCACCGGCTTCAGAACCAGGGCATCGACGTCAACGGCGTCGTGCTGCTCTCGACCCTGCTCAACCGGAGCACCTCGTTCTCCGCGGGCGACCACTTCTACATCAACCTCCTGCCGAGCTACGCGGCGACGGCCCGGTACCACGGAGTGGCCGGGCACACCGGGCTCGATGACGCGGCGTTCCTCGATGCCGCGCGCGCGTTCGCGCTGGGGGAGTACAGCTCGGCACTGCTGGCGGGCGATCGGCTCGACGACTCCCGGCTCGCGACGGTCGCCGAGGAGCTCTCCGGCTTCATCGGCATTCCCGCCGCGGAGCTGATCCGCCAGCGGCTGCGCCCGGAGATGGAGTGGTTCCGCGAGGCGCTGCTGCGCAACCAGGAGCGGAAGATCGGCCGTTTCGACGCCCGGTTCACGGCCGACAACGGCTACGTGATCGGCACGGGATCCCACGATCCCGCGACCGACGACGCGGCCACCGCCGCCGTGAACAGTGCGCACCTGGCCGCGTACCGCGAGCACCTGCACACCGACCTCGGCTTCGAGACGGAGCTGCCCTACCTCCCGCTCAACAACGTGCAGGTGGCCGCCGCGTGGGACTGGAAGCACAAGGCCCCCGGGATCGATGTGCCGCTGGAGGTGCCGGATGTGGGCTACGACCTGGCCGCCGCGATGCGCCGCAACCCGGCGCTCCGCGTGCTCGTGACGGGTGGAGTCTACGACCTCGCCACCCCGTTCTTCCACGCCGAGAACGACGTGGCCCGCATGTTCCTCTCCCCGGAGGTCCGCGCGAACCTGCAGTTCGTGTGGCACGAGGCGGGGCACATGTCGTTCGTGGACGAGGAGGTCATCACCCGCATGAGCGCCGACCTCGCCGGGTTCTATCGCGGTACACTGCCGCATACGTCATAGTTGAGTCAGTGAGCGAGTCGCGACCGTCCAGCGCACCGCGCGCGAGCGACGCGGCTCCGGAGAGAATGAGTACCCCAGTGAATACGCAGGCTTCGAGGCAGTCGGTCCCGGCGACCCGCGCGATCGCGGACACGCTCGTCGACCTGATCGAGCGCGAGGCCCGCGAGGGTGACCTGCTCCCGGGGCACTTCGTCGGCACGAAGAAGGAGCTCCTCGAGCGCTTCGGCGTGGCCCCCGCCACCCTCGGGGAGGCGATCCGCGTGCTCCGCAACCGCGGGGTCATCACCGTGAAGCCGGGTCCCGGCGGCGGCATCTTCCTCGCCGCGCAGTCGCCCATCACGCGACTCGGGCACAGCCTCATTCAGCTGGAGGCCACCGACGCGTCCGTTGAGGACTGCCTCGGGATCACCGACTCGCTCGACCAGGAGGTCGTGCGCGACGCTGTGCGGTACAGGACGGCTCAGGACGCCGCCGACCTCGCCGCGATGCTCGTCGAACTCGAACGCGTGTGGGGCGACACGGATCTCGCGCAGCCGCTGAACTGGCGCCTGCACAAGCGCATCGCCGAGATCACCCCGAACCGCATTCTGAGCATCGTCTACACGAACGTGGTCGACTACATCCTCACGCACCTCGACGGCGTGCCGAACGCTCCCGGGTTCTCGTCCACGTCGGAGGATCGCCTCGACGTGCACCGCCGACTCGTGCAGGGGATCGTCGATCAGGATCTCGACACGGCGCTCGACGCCGTGCGCGACCACCGCACGGTGCTGTCGCGCAAATGACGAGCACCTCGGACGCAGCGGACGCCGAGACGTCGGCCGACGGGACGCGTGCGGTCGCCGCGCCGCAGTCCACGACGGTCTCCCGAGCGGTCCGGCTGCTGGGGCTCCTCGCCGAGCACCCGGAGGGTCTCACCATCACCGAACTCGCGGCCGCACTGCAGACGCAGCGCCCGCCGCTCTATCGCATCGCGAACAGCCTGCTCGACCGGAGGCTCATCCACCGGCGCGCGGACGCCCGGTATGTGCTCGGCGGTGGGCTGCTGGACCTCGCACTGCCGATGCAGCGCTCGCTCGAGGACGTGTTCGTCGAGCCGCTGCAACGCGCGGCGAACGCCGCCGCCGCGGGCGCGGTGCTGGTGCTCGAGGGAGCGGACGGGCTGGTCGCCGCGGTGTCGCAGTCGCCCGAGACGACACAGTTGCACCTCGTGACCCCCGTCGGCCACCACTTCACGGAGGGGCCGATCGCACCCCGGCTCGCCATCGAGGCGCAGCGCCCCGCCGCGCGGGATCCCGAGTCGATGTCGGCTCTGCTCGATGAGGTGCGGGATCGCGGGTACGCGACCAGCGGCGGTGCGGCGTTCGCGGGCGCCTGGGCCGTCGCGTTCCCGGTGCAGCTGCCGGAACAGTACGGCCTCGCGTGCGCGATGCTCGTGACGCTCCAGGAACGGGACGAGGCCGGGGTGATCCGCGCCGGCGAGCGCATGGTCCAGGACATCGCGGCACGACTCACCGGGCTCGGGTTCACCGCCGCGGAGCGCCGCACCCCGGCTCGGGGGTGAGCGCTCCGCGCGGCGGCGGGATCAGACCGCGACCGCGACCAGTCCGCCGGTGATTCCCGCGGCGGCCAGCTCGCCCGCCGCTGCGACGAGCCGATCGTTCGCCTCGACCTCGCCGATCGTGGCGCGCAGGCCCTCGCCGGGGAAGGGGCGCACCAGGATCCCGTGGCGCTCCAGGATCTCCGCGGCGGCGGCGGTGTCGTCGCCGAGCGGGAACCAGATGAAGTTGCCCTGCGACTCGGGGAGCCGCCAGCCGCCGGCCGTCAGGGCGCCGAGCACGCGGGCGCGCTCGGCGATGAGCGCGTCGACCCGCACCTGGAGCTCCGCCTCCGCCTCGAGCGACGCGGTGGCGGCCCGCTGTGCCAGGCTCGTGACGCCGAACGGCAGTGCGACCTTCCGCATCGCCTGCGCCAGCGGCTCGGGGGCGATGGCGTATCCGACCCGGATGCCCGCGAGCCCGTAGGCCTTGGAGAAGGTGTGCGCCACCGCCACGTTCGGGTAGCGGCGGAAGAGCTCCACGCCCGTCGGAGCATCCTCCTGCTCGTTGAAGTGCTGGTACGCCTCGTCGATCACGACGACGATGTCGCTCGGCACCCGGTCGAGGAAGCGGACCAGCTCGGCGTTGCTCACGGTGGTGCCGGTGGGGTTGTTGGGGTTGCAGACGATGATGAGTCGGGTGCGGTCCGTGATGGCCGCGGCCATGGCGTCGAGATCGTGCCGGTGCTCGGCGGTGAGCGGCACGTGCACCGACTCGGCGCCCGCGGCCCGGACCAGCATCGGATACGCCTCGAAGGATCGCCAGGCGAACAGCACCTCGTCGCCCGGACCCGCGGTGGCGCGCATGAGCTGCGACACGATCTCGACCGAGCCGCTTCCGAGCACGACGTTCGACGTGTCGACGCCGTACCGCGCGGCGATCGCCCCGCTGAGATCCGCGGCCGAGGAATCGGGGTAGCGGTTGATGCCGCTCAGCAGGTCGGCGATGGCGGTGGCGACCGAGGGGAGCGCCGGGTAGGGGTTCTCGTTCGAGGAGAGCTTGAACACGGGACCGTCGGCGGCCTCGGTCGGGGCGGCCTTCCCCTGGCGGTAGCTCGGGAGCGCGTCGAGGTCGGGGCGGAGGCGGAGGTCGGTCATGAGGTTGGTGCTCCTTCGATCGGGCGGTTCGGGGCGGTGCCCGCATTGACGTGGCGGGCCGCAAATCCTAAAATCTCAATTGATTATAACCATTTGTCTGAAAATGCGGAGGATCGTGTGACACACATCGACGACTGGACCCTGGGCGCGCACGAGTTCGTGGCCGGCATCGACGCGAACGGCGGCGCCGGCGCGCGCTTCACCGGTCACCTCGAGCGCCACGCGGTGCGGGCCGGAGACGGCTCGCCGATCGGCTCGGCGTTCACGACGACGTATCTGCTCGGTCCCGCTGCGGGATCGGAGCGGCCGGTCACGTTTGTGTTCAACGGGGGCCCCGGGGTCTCGTCGGTGTGGCTGCACTTCGGCGGGGTCGGGCCGTATCGGGTCGCCGTGCCGACCGCGCTGCGCGAGGGGATCCTGCCGCCGTACCGACTCGAGGAGAATCCGGGCAGCCTGCTCGCCGCGACCGACCTCGTGTTCATCGATCCGATCCGCACCGGCTACGGCGCGCTCGACGACGGCGCCGACCCCGCGCTCGTCGCCGGAGTCGAGGGCGACGTCGCGCACGTGGCCGACATCATCCTCGCGTGGCTGGAGCGCCACGGCCGCCTCGGGAGTCGGGTCTTCCTGGTGGGAGAGAGCTACGGGACGATCCGGGCCTCGCTCCTCGCGACGCGGCTGCTCGGTCGCGACAACAGCGTCGCGGTCGAAGGAGTGGCGCTCATCGGCCAGGCCCTCAACGTGCAGGAGACCACCCAGCGGCCGGGCAACGTGGTCGGGTTCGTGGCTGCCGTGCCCTTCCTCGCCGCGACGGCGCACTTCCACGGCCGTGGGGCGAACGGCGGTCGTCCGCTCGCGGAGGTGGTCGAGGCCGCGCATCGCTGGTCGCTTGAGCGGCTCGGGCCGGTGCTGCTGCGCGGGGACCAGGTGCCGCCCGCGGAGCTCGCCGAGGTCGCGGCGGAGTTCGCGGGCTTCTGCGGGCTGCCGCAGGAGGAGCTGGTGCGACGACGCCTGCGGGTGTCGAAGGAGGACTACCGGCGGATGCTGCTGGCAGACGAGGGTGCGGTCCTCGGCCTCACCGACACGCGGTACACCCTGCCGACGGCCGTTCCCGGCGTCGCCGGGCCCGAGTTCGAGCCGACGTCGGTCCACCTCGACGCCGCGTACACGGCCATCAGCCACCGCTTCTTCGTGGAGTCGCTCGGCGCCCCCGCGCACGTGCGCTACCGGCTCGCCGACCCCACCACGCACGAGGGGTGGGACTACCAGGAGGCGAGCTCGGTGGGCGCGTTCGGGGGGAGCCCGATGCCGTCTCCCTTCGCGCTCTTCGACTACCCGGCCCACCTCCGCTCCTGGATGCGCGTGAACCCCGGCGCGCGGCTGTTCGTCGGCACGGGCCACTACGACTCGCTCACGACGGTCGGCGCCGCGCGGCATCTCCTCGCGCAGAACGGGCTGCCCGGGGACCGGGTCCTCGAGCGCCACTACGAGGGCGGGCACATGATGTACACGGATCCCGCGGCGGCGGCGCGATTGGGCGCGGATCTGCGGGAGTTCATCGCGGATGGGAGCCGCTAGTTTCGGCGTCTTGCACTAATTCAATGTAACGAATATATTGATTACATCGTCAGTATCCGTGAGAGGACCCGAATGACCCAGCAGACCGGAGGAGATCTCCTCGCCGAATCCCTGATCGCCCAGGGGGTCGACCGCATCTTCGGGATCCCCGGGGTGCAGCTCGACGCGGCGGCCGACGCGCTCCACGCGCGCGCCGACCAGATCGACTTCATCTGCGCGCGCAACGAGCAGGCCACGACCTACATGGCCGACGGCTACGCGCGCAGCACCGGCCGGGTCGGCGTGGCCATGGTCGTGCCGGGCCCCGGCGTGCTCAATGCGCTCGCCGGCCTCGCGACGGCGTACTCGGCGAATTCACCGGTGCTGCTCATCGCGGGCCAGATCGATTCGCAGGCCATCGGCAAGGGGCTCGGCGCCCTGCACGAGATCCCGGATCAGACCGGCGTGCTCGAGCGCCTCACGAAGTGGACCGGGATCGCCCGGAGCGCCGACGAGATCCCGGGCCTCGTCGCGGAGGCTTTCCGCCAGCTCCGCTCGGGTCGACCGCGGCCGGTGGCGCTCGAGGTGCCGCCGGACGTGCTCGCCGCGTTCTCCGACGCCGCGATCGCCCCGTACGTCGAGCCGGCCCCGCAGCTGCCGCCGGCCGGGGACATCGCTCGCGCCGCCGAGCTGCTCGCGGAGGCGAAGGCCCCGCTGATCGTCGTGGGCGGGGGCGTGCTCGCGAGTGGTGCGTCCGAGGAGTTGGTGGCGCTCGCCGAGCGCCTCGAGGCTCCGGTGCTCATGACCGAGAACGGGCGCGGCGCGATCGACGCCCGGCACCGCCTGGCGTTCGACGCGCTGGCGCTGCGCGAGTTGCGCGAACGCGCGGACCTCGTGCTCGCGGTCGGTACCCGGTTCGTGTCGACGTTCGGGACCCAGGTCGACGTGGGCGACGCGCAGGTGATCCTGCTGAACGCGGAGGAGGCCGATCTGCACGGACCGCGCGCGGCCGCGGTGCGCATCCACGGCGACGCGAAGCTCGGGCTGGCCGAGCTGCTCGCCGCGGTGCCGGCGGGGCAGGCGGAGCGGCGCGACGAGGAGCTGGATCGCACCCGCGCGTGGGTCACCGAGCGATTCGATGACATCTCGCCGCAGCGCGAATACCTCGAGGTGATCCGCGCGGCGCTGCCCGACAACGGCGTCTTCGTCAGCGAGTTCACCCAGGTCGGCTACGCCGCGAGCGCCTGTTACCCGGCGCACGATCCCCGAACCTACATCGGGCCGGGGTACCAAGGCACCCTCGGGTACGGCTTCGCCACCGCGCTCGGCGTCAAGGCGGCCGACCCGGAGCGCGCGGTGATCTCCGTGAACGGCGACGGCGGATTCTCCTGGACCCTGCAGGAGCTCTCGACCGCGAAGCGCTACGGGCTCGGGCTCGTCACCATCGTGTTCCACGACGGCTTCTACGGCAACGTGCGCCGCATCCAGAAGAACCGGTACG
Above is a genomic segment from Leucobacter rhizosphaerae containing:
- a CDS encoding thiamine pyrophosphate-dependent enzyme; the protein is MTQQTGGDLLAESLIAQGVDRIFGIPGVQLDAAADALHARADQIDFICARNEQATTYMADGYARSTGRVGVAMVVPGPGVLNALAGLATAYSANSPVLLIAGQIDSQAIGKGLGALHEIPDQTGVLERLTKWTGIARSADEIPGLVAEAFRQLRSGRPRPVALEVPPDVLAAFSDAAIAPYVEPAPQLPPAGDIARAAELLAEAKAPLIVVGGGVLASGASEELVALAERLEAPVLMTENGRGAIDARHRLAFDALALRELRERADLVLAVGTRFVSTFGTQVDVGDAQVILLNAEEADLHGPRAAAVRIHGDAKLGLAELLAAVPAGQAERRDEELDRTRAWVTERFDDISPQREYLEVIRAALPDNGVFVSEFTQVGYAASACYPAHDPRTYIGPGYQGTLGYGFATALGVKAADPERAVISVNGDGGFSWTLQELSTAKRYGLGLVTIVFHDGFYGNVRRIQKNRYGARFFASDLTNPDYQALAAAFGIRSAKAYSPAELAEILAEAVPANEPILIEVPVGEFPSPWHLIHEGIPSPAPLAPDAHVVPVQDRR